The proteins below come from a single Burkholderia sp. FERM BP-3421 genomic window:
- the rnhA gene encoding ribonuclease HI: MTQQIIDIYTDGACKGNPGPGGWGALLRYGDQEKELFGGEPNTTNNRMELMGVIAALEALKRPCKLVVHTDSQYVQKGISEWIHGWKKKGWVTAAKAPVKNADLWKRLDALVAQHEVEWRWVKGHAGHPENERADALANQGVASLAQA; this comes from the coding sequence ATGACCCAGCAAATCATCGACATTTACACCGACGGCGCCTGCAAGGGCAATCCCGGCCCTGGCGGCTGGGGTGCGCTGCTGCGCTACGGCGACCAGGAAAAGGAACTGTTCGGCGGCGAGCCCAACACCACCAACAACCGGATGGAACTGATGGGCGTGATCGCCGCGCTCGAGGCGCTCAAGCGCCCGTGCAAGCTGGTCGTCCACACCGATTCGCAGTATGTGCAGAAAGGCATCAGCGAATGGATCCACGGCTGGAAGAAGAAAGGCTGGGTGACGGCCGCGAAGGCGCCCGTCAAGAACGCCGACCTCTGGAAGCGCCTCGACGCGCTCGTCGCGCAGCACGAGGTCGAATGGCGCTGGGTCAAGGGCCACGCCGGCCACCCGGAGAACGAGCGCGCCGACGCGCTCGCGAACCAGGGCGTCGCGTCGCTCGCCCAGGCCTGA
- a CDS encoding class I SAM-dependent methyltransferase: protein MSDRPIIDWPAWTASPPGRYVLDWEQAQLDRIVSDVFGFHALQLGLPQLDALRENRMPGRALVLDPASGASAPFHPPWAREAHGATHAPAGRSTVWSDLLDLPFESQSVDLIVMPHTLEFTADPHRLLREAERVLMPEGQLVITGFNSLSLWGARQSFGRMANRPFVPATCDQIAFIRLKDWIKLLGFDLERGRFGCYRPPLATDQWLARYAFMEAAGDRWWPIFGAVYMVTAIKRVRGMRLVGPLRVKKPVLAAGLSPAASPTTHQEHS from the coding sequence ATGTCTGACCGTCCAATTATAGACTGGCCCGCCTGGACCGCATCCCCGCCGGGCCGCTACGTGCTCGACTGGGAACAGGCGCAGCTCGACCGCATCGTCTCCGACGTGTTCGGCTTCCACGCGCTCCAGCTCGGCCTGCCGCAGCTCGACGCCCTGCGCGAGAACCGCATGCCGGGGCGCGCGCTCGTGCTCGACCCGGCGAGCGGCGCGAGCGCGCCGTTCCACCCGCCCTGGGCGCGCGAGGCGCACGGCGCCACGCACGCGCCGGCGGGACGCAGCACGGTGTGGAGCGACCTGCTCGACCTGCCGTTCGAATCGCAGAGCGTCGACCTGATCGTGATGCCGCACACGCTCGAATTCACCGCGGATCCGCACCGCCTGCTGCGCGAGGCGGAGCGCGTGCTGATGCCGGAAGGCCAGCTCGTGATCACCGGCTTCAATTCGCTGAGCCTGTGGGGCGCGCGCCAGTCGTTCGGCCGCATGGCGAACCGGCCGTTCGTGCCGGCCACCTGCGACCAGATCGCGTTCATCCGGCTCAAGGACTGGATCAAGCTGCTCGGCTTCGACCTCGAACGCGGCCGCTTCGGCTGCTACCGGCCGCCCCTCGCCACCGACCAGTGGCTCGCCCGCTACGCCTTCATGGAAGCCGCGGGCGACCGCTGGTGGCCGATCTTCGGCGCGGTCTACATGGTGACCGCGATCAAGCGCGTGCGCGGCATGCGCCTCGTCGGCCCGCTCAGGGTCAAGAAACCCGTGCTCGCCGCCGGCCTGTCGCCCGCGGCAAGCCCCACCACCCATCAAGAACATTCATGA
- the gloB gene encoding hydroxyacylglutathione hydrolase, producing the protein MNELEYVPVPAFEDNYIWLVSDGRNAVAVDPGEAGPVRRCLGERGWRLTAILLTHHHADHVGGVADLLASQPDDLPLAVYGPAGEAIAHLTQRVAGGDAVRIEAPALHLEVLDVPGHTSGHVAYYQRADDARRTPHVGTPHVFCGDTLFSCGCGRLFEGTPAQMLASLDALAALPGATEVHCAHEYTLSNIRFALACEPDNAALAAWRDDAQARRARGVPTLPTTIAHERAVNPFLRADSPAIRAALEAELHETVPDRLAAFTLMRAWKNRFR; encoded by the coding sequence ATGAACGAGCTGGAATACGTGCCGGTGCCGGCATTCGAGGACAACTACATCTGGCTCGTGTCGGACGGCCGCAACGCGGTCGCCGTCGATCCGGGCGAAGCCGGCCCGGTTCGCCGCTGTCTCGGCGAGCGGGGCTGGCGGCTGACCGCTATTTTACTCACGCACCACCATGCCGACCATGTCGGCGGCGTCGCCGATCTGCTCGCGAGCCAGCCGGACGACTTGCCGCTGGCCGTCTACGGCCCGGCCGGCGAGGCGATCGCGCATCTCACGCAGCGCGTCGCGGGCGGCGACGCGGTACGCATCGAGGCGCCCGCGCTGCACCTCGAGGTGCTCGACGTGCCGGGCCACACGAGCGGCCACGTGGCGTACTACCAGCGCGCGGACGACGCGCGCCGCACGCCGCACGTAGGCACGCCGCACGTGTTCTGCGGCGACACCTTGTTCTCGTGCGGCTGCGGCCGACTGTTCGAGGGCACGCCCGCGCAGATGCTCGCGTCGCTCGATGCGCTCGCCGCGCTGCCCGGCGCGACCGAGGTGCACTGCGCGCACGAATATACGCTGTCGAACATCCGCTTCGCGCTCGCCTGCGAGCCGGACAACGCCGCGCTCGCCGCCTGGCGCGACGACGCGCAGGCGCGCCGCGCGCGCGGCGTGCCGACGCTGCCGACGACGATCGCGCACGAGCGGGCGGTGAATCCGTTCCTGCGCGCCGACAGCCCGGCGATCCGCGCCGCGCTCGAAGCGGAATTGCATGAAACAGTGCCGGATCGATTGGCGGCTTTCACGCTGATGCGGGCGTGGAAGAACCGATTCCGATGA